A region from the Cryptococcus decagattii chromosome 5, complete sequence genome encodes:
- a CDS encoding T-complex protein 1 subunit epsilon yields MSVDQINPGQAVYAQDENGRPFIIVREQGKKVRTHGLEAIRSHILAARSVTNIIKTSLGPRGLDKILISPDGEITVTNDGATILGQMEVEHQIAKLLVEVSKSQDDEIGDGTTGVVVLAGALLSSALSLLDRGIHPIRIADGYEKACEIAVAELDRVADTIEFSKDDVSNLMKTAKTSLGSKIVSIAHDKFAAIAIDAVLSVADLERRDVDFELIKVDGKVGGSLEDTSLVKGVVIDKDMSHPQMPSVVRDAKIAILTCPFEPPRPKTKHKLDIESVEEYKKLREYEKEKFLDMIKRVKDTGANLVICQWGFDDEANHLLMQNELPAVRWVGGPEIELIAIATNGRIVPRFEDLTADKLGHAGIVRELTFGTTRDKMLVIEECANSRAVTVFVRGSNKMIIDEAKRALHDAICVVRNLVRDNRVVYGGGAAEICASVAVSKRADEIPTIEQYAMRAFASALDAIPLALAENSGLSPIDTLADVKSRQVTEGNPRLGIDCLGMGENDMKKQHVYDPLISKRQQFLLATQVVRMILRVDDVIDASAFGDE; encoded by the exons ATGTCTGTGGACCAAATAAACCCAGGTCAGGCTGTTTATGCCCAGGATGAG AACGGACGACCGTTCATTATTGTACG AGAACAAGGGAAGAAGGTTAGGACGCACGGTTTGGAAGCTATCAGG AGTCACATTCTCGCTGCCCGATCAG TAACCAACATTATTAAAACCTCTCTCGGTCCTCGTGGTTTGGACAAAATTCTCATTTCCCCTGATGGAGAGATAACCGTCACCAACGACGGTGCGACCATCTTGGGACAGATGGAGGTGGAACACCAGATTGCAAAGCTTTTGGTGGAGGTGTCGAAGAGTCAGGATGATGAGATTGGAGACGGTACAACAGGTGTTGTTG TACTTGCCGgtgctcttctttcatccGCGCtatctcttcttgacaGAGGTATACATCCTATCCGAATTGCCGATGGTTATGAGAAAGCTTGTGAAATCGCTGTCGCCGAGTTGGACCGCGTTGCGGACACT ATTGAATTCAGCAAGGACGACGTTTCAAATTTGATGAAGACAGCCAAGACCTCTTTGGGTAGCAAGAT TGTTTCTATCGCTCACGACAAATTTGCCGCCATCGCCATTGATGCAGTCCTCTCGGTTGCAGACCTCGAGCGCCGCGATGTCGACTTTGAACTCATCAAGGTCGACGGCAAAGTCGGAGGCTCTCTCGAGGATACTTCCCTCGTCAAGGGTGTCGTCATCGACAAGGACATGTCTCATCCCCAAATGCCTTCTGTTGTTCGAGACGCCAAGATTGCTATTTTGACTTGTCCCTTCGAACCTCCTAGGCCGAAGACGAAACACAAGTTGGATATTGAGAGCGTGGAGGAGTACAAGAAGTTGAGAGAATacgagaaggagaagttTTTGGACATGATCAAGAG GGTGAAGGACACTGGCGCCAATTTGGTTATCTGCCAATGGGGTTTCGATGACGAGGCGAACCACTTGCTTATGCAAAACGAGCTCCCTGCCGTTCGATGGGTCGGTGGTCCCGAAATCGAG CTTATCGCCATTGCCACCAACGGTCGAATTGTCCCCCGATTTGAAGATCTTACCGCCGACAAGCTCGGTCATGCCGGTATCGTTCGAGAACTTACTTTTGGTACCACAAGGGATAAGATGCTAGTTATCGAGGAGTGCGCAAACTCTAGGGCGGTGACTGTGTTTGTCAGGGGTAGTAACAAGATG ATCATTGACGAGGCTAAGCGAGCATTGCACGATGCCATTTGTGTTGTTCGTAACCTTGTGAGAGATAACCGGGTGGTCTACGGAGGTGGTGCTGCCGAGATTTGTGCTTCTGTGGCCGTCTCCAAACGTGCTGACGAG ATCCCCACAATTGAGCAATACGCTATGCGCGCATTCGCCAGCGCTCTTGATGCCATTCCTCTTGCGCTTGCAGAAAACTCCGGTTTGTCCCCTATCGACACTTTGGCCGACGTAAAGAGTAGACAGGTGACAGAGGGTAACCCGAGGTTGGGTATCGACTGTTTGGGCATGGGAGAGAATG ACATGAAGAAGCAACACGTCTACGATCCTCTAATCTCAAAGAGGCAGCAATTCTTGCTCGCGACTCAAGTGGTCAGAATGATTCTGCGAGTGGACGATGTCATAGATGCCTCTGCATTTGGGGACGAGTAG
- a CDS encoding protein translocase SEC61 complex gamma subunit, archaeal and eukaryotic produces MSERLTEFAEIPRQFVREGSLFVNRCTKPSADEYKQLCRAVAIGFGVMGVIGYLVKLIHIPINNILVGGA; encoded by the exons ATGTCTGAGCGTCTCACCGAATTTGCTGAAATCCCAAGACAGTTCGTCAGGGAAGGATCATTG TTTGTCAATAGGTGTACCAAACCCTCAGCCGACG AATACAAGCAACTCTGCCGAGCTGTTGCTATCGGTTTTGGCGTCATGGGTGTTATCGGCTACCTCGTCAAGCTCATTCACATCCCCAT TAACAACATCTTGGT TGGCGGCGCCTAA
- a CDS encoding citrate synthase, mitochondrial: MSFIASRNALRSQLRPSLARTFASTPAAHAQSLKDRMAELIPQEIENVKATRAAHGAKSLGDVTVDMAYGGMRGIKGLIWEGSVLDPNEGIRFRGLTIPECQQKLPSAPGGSEPLPEALFWLLLTGEVPTNEQVKGLSQEWAARAAIPKFVEELIDRCPNTLHPMTQFAIAVNALNHDSAFAKAYSNGVHKKEYWKTTFDDSMDLIAKLPNIAGRIFRNVFGDGKLPPIDPSKDYSANLATLLGFGDNADFVELMRLYITIHSDHEGGNVSAHTGHLVGSALSDPFLAFGASLNGLAGPLHGLANQEVLRWVQKMRSQIGEGASDEKVAEYVWSTLKSGQVVPGYGHAVLRKTDPRYTAQREFALKHLPEDPLFKLVGQIYKIVPNILLEAGKAKNPWPNVDAHSGVLLTYYGLHQQDFYTVLFGVSRAFGVVSQLIWDRALGMPLERPKSYSTEAIKKMFEGK; this comes from the exons ATGAGCTTCATTGCCAGCCGAAACGCCCTCAGGTCCCAG TTGCGTCCCTCCCTCGCGAGGACCTTCGCTTCCACCCCTGCCGCCCACGCTCAGTCCCTCAAGGACCGCATGGCCGAGCTCATCCCCCAAGAGATTGAGAACGTCAAGGCTACCCGTGCCGCCCACGGTGCCAAGTCTCTCGGCGATGTCACCGTCGACATGGCTTACGGTGGTATGCGAGGCATCAAGGGCCTTATCTGGGAGGGTTCCGTCCTCGACCCCAACGAGGGTATTCGATTCCGTGGCTTGACTATTCCCGAGTGTCAGCAGAAGCTCCCCTCTGCTCCCGGAGGTTCCGAGCCCTTGCCTGAGGCCCTCTTCTGGTTGCTCTTGACTGGTGAGGTCCCCACCAACGAACAGGTCAAGGGTCTTTCTCAGGAGTGGGCTGCCAGGGCTGCCATCCCCAAGTTCGTTGAGGAATTGATCGACCGATGCCCTAACACTCTCCACCCCATGACCCAGTTTGCCATCGCTGTTAACGCC CTTAACCACGACTCTGCCTTCGCCAAGGCCTACTCTAACGGCGTCCACAAGAAGGAGTACTGGAAGACCACCTTCGATGACTCCATGGACCTCATTGCCAAGCTCCCCAACATTGCTGGCCGAATTTTCCGAAACGTCTTCGGTGACGGCAAGCTCCCTCCCATTGACCCCAGCAAGGACTACTCTGCCAACTTGGCTACCTTGCTCGGTTTCGGTGACAACGCCGACTTTGTCGAGCTCATGAGGTTGTACATCACCATCCACTCTGACCACGAGGGTGGTAACGTTTCCGCCCACACCGGTCACTTGGTCGGTTCCGCTCTCTCTGACCCATTCCTTGCCTTCGGTGCTTCCTTGAACGGTCTCGCCGGTCCCCTCCACGGTCTTGCTAACCAGGAAGTCCTCCGATGGGTCCAGAAGATGCGATCCCAGATTGGTGAGGGAGCTTCTGACGAGAAGGTTGCCGAGTACGTCTGGTCTACCCTCAAGTCTGGCCAGGTCGTTCCCGGTTACGGCCACGCCGTCCTTAGGAAGACT GACCCTCGATACACTGCTCAGCGAGAGTTCGCCCTCAAGCACTTGCCCGAGGACCCTCTCTTCAAGCTTGTCGGTCAGATCTACAAGATCGTCCCTAACATTCTCCTCGAGGCCGGTAAGGCCAAGA ACCCCTGGCCCAACGTCGACGCCCACTCTGGTGTCCTCCTTACTTACTACggtctccaccagcaggACTTCTACACCGTCCTCTTCGGTGTCTCCCGTGCCTTTGGTGTTGTTTCTCAGCTCATCTGGGACCGGGCTCTTGGT ATGCCCCTTGAGAGACCCAAGTCTTACTCCACCGAGGCCATCAAGAAGATGTTTGAGGGCAAGTAA
- a CDS encoding protein disulfide-isomerase domain, with protein sequence MRLSISISAALLAFASLVSASNVVDLDTTNFDQIIGQDKGALVEFFAPWCGHCKNLAPTYERLADAFPSNKVIIAKTDADGVGRELGSRFGVSGFPTLKWFPAGSLEPIPYSGARDLETLAAFVTKQSGVKSNIKPPPPPAYTELDVSNFDEIALNESKNVLVAFTAPWCGHCKNMKPAYEKVAKVFSSEPDVVIALMDADDAENKPVAQRYGVSSFPTIKFFPKGSKNPVAYDSGRTAEQFVDWINDKSGTHRSVSGLLSETAGRVLTLDNLASEFFSANVPERSEIVKKAQEAVTTLDNKSRATADYYIKAMERITAKGEEWLAKEQARLANLLASPSLAPTKLDELKVKINILSAFAAQKAGEAYDSAEEILEGAWDSAKQIPIQAKDGLDQFADAVEEKAKRIRSDL encoded by the exons ATGCGGCTCAGTATCTCAATCTCGGCGGCGCTTCTTGCTTTTGCCTCTTTGGTGTCCGCCAGCAACGTCGTGGATCTCGACACTACTAACTTTGACCAA ATTATTGGACAGGACAAGGGTGCCCTTGTCGAATT CTTCGCACC ATGGTGTGGACACTGCAAGAACC TCGCTCCTACTTATGAGCGTCTTGCTGACGCTTTCCCTTCT AACAAGGTTATCATCGCCAAGACTGATGCTGACGGTGTCGGACGGGAACTCGGTTCTCGATTCGGTGTCTCTGGTTTCCCTA CTCTCAAATGGTTCCCTGCTGGCTCCCTTGAGCCCATACCTTACAGCGGCGCCCGAGACCTTGAAACCCTTGCTGCATT CGTTACAAAACAATCTGGCGTCAAGTCCAACATCAAgcctcctccccctccaGCTTACACTGAACTCGATGTTTCCAACTTTGACGAAATTGCCCTTAACGAGAGCAAGAATGTCCTTGTTGCCTTCACTGCTCCTTGG TGCGGTCACTGCAAGAACATGAAGCCTGCCTATGAAAAGGTCGCTAAGGTCTTCTCCTCTGAGCCCGACGTCGTCATCGCCTTGATGGATGCCGATGATGCTGAGAATAAGCCTGTCGCTCAGAGGTACGGTGTTTCAAGCTTCCCTACTATCAAATTCTTCCCCAAGGGTTCCAAGAACCCTGTCGCCTATGACTCTGGTAGGACTGCCGAACAGTTTGTCGAC TGGATCAACGACAAGTCTGGCACTCACCGATCTGTCTCCGGTCTTCTTTCTGAGACTGCCGGCCGTGTCCTCACGCTTGACAACCTCGCTTCCGAGTTCTTCTCCGCCAACGTCCCTGAGCGTTCTGAGATTGTCAAGAAGGCCCAGGAGGCCGTCACTACCCTCGACAACAAGAGTAGGGCTACCGCCGATTACTATATCAAGGCTATGGAGAGGATTACCGCCAAGGGTGAAGAGTGGTTGGCCAAGGAACAAGCTCG ACTTGCCAACCTTCTCGcttccccttctctcgctcCTACCAAGCTCGACGAGCTCAAGGTCAAGATTAACATTCTTTCCGCTTTCGCCGCCCAAAAGGCTGGTGAGGCTTACGACTCTGCCGAAGAGATTCTTGAGGGCGCTTGGGACTCTGCCAAGCAGATCCCTATCCAGGCGAAGGATGGTCTCGATCAGTTTGCCGATGCtgttgaggagaaggcaAAGAGGATTAGGTCTGATCTCTAA